CAGGTAGAGGGGAGAGGGTTTGTTCCCCAGGGCTCCTCCCTGTGAGGGGGCCACTACAATTTGGCTATTGCCTCCACGAATCTAAGTGACTCCTCCCCAAGTCAGGTGACCACATGCACACCCTCAACCCGGTCCCCTTCCTTCAGGCCTGTGGATGAGGGCCTCTCACCCCTGCCGGCCCCGGGAGCTTGCACTAGCTCTTGTCATTTGCCTTCGCTATCCCATCGCGTTATAAAGGCTTCTGGTATCAACCCCACCTCAAATTATCCTAAATTGACGGggccatctgtttcctgctgggCCCTAACTGATACACTATAATTAAAGATGTGGGAGAATGCAAATGAGAGATAATGGTAAGACGTAAAAAGCCGGCTACCAAACTGTATACAGCATGGTTCCAATTTGGGTGAAATTGCtcacagaaaggaaaacaaaaggagGAACAGTgacaaattgttaaaaaatatttacctccAGGAGGTGAAATACGAGACTgactttaactctgcaagttgtaTGTTTCTGTATggatgaaatctttttttttgagacggagtttcgctcttgttacccaggctggagtgcaatggcgcgatctccgctcaccgcaacctccgcctcctgggttcaggcaattctcctgcctcagcctcctgagtagctgggatgacaggcacgcgccaccatgcccagctaattttttgtatttttagtagagacggggtttcaccatgttgaccaggatggtctcgatctctcgacctcgtgatccacccgcctcggcctcccaaagtgctgggattacaagcttgagccaccgcgcccggcctggatgaAATCTTTTCCAAGGAGCAAGTGTTACTTTGGTAGTCAGAAAACATAtgcacaaacaaacaaatggacaaTTCCTATGTATTGGGACGAATTGTTCCAGAAGTGGGAGGAAGGATGAGAGGAGGATGATGAAGttacaggtgatttttttttcttttatgcttttgtgtatttctctctctctttttttttttttttttttttttataaagatggggtttcaccatgatggccaggctggtcttgtactcctgacctcaggtgatccacccaccttggcctcccaaagtgttaggattacaggcgtgagccaccgcgcccggccgcttttgtgtatttttcaagCTTTATCCGCTGAACATGCGTGGCTGATTTTATCcgaaaagcatttaacaaaaagaGATGGTttgagacagacacagagacccgGGTCAGGATGCTTGTTggagaaatgaatgagaaagatGGATGAGAAAGATGGAGTCACATAAagccagagacagaaagacacaggaagagagagagaaagagggggggagagagagagaacaaaaagcaAGACGTGAGAGGAGAACCTGAGAAAAATCAGGGCAGTCATGGCATAGTGAACAAGCTTTGAAACTGGACGGTGTGCGGGTTCAAGCCCTACCTCTGCCATTTTTTAGCTGTGTATCTTTGAACAGTTCCTTTACTttactgggcctcagtttcccatctgtaaaataaggtaaCAGAACatcccttttgtttctttctttctttttttttttttttttttttttttgagacagtctctcactctgtcacccaagctggagtgcagcggcacaaccagagctcacggcagcctcaacctcccagactcaagggatcctcccatctcagccccatgagtagctgggacaacaggtaggTGCCGCTGTCAGagagatttgaacccaagtgACTCCATGTTGAGTGAGGGCTAGGGAAATGAGGCTGGGccttgctgggctgcattcccaggaagtTAGGTATTCCTAGTCTCTAGATGTTTATGGTTAAGGGAACCAATTGATAACGTTTACTAAACAGACTCAGACTCAGGAATGTCCTGAAATCCCTATATCTTGAGAAGCAttcttaattttgctttaaagataggAATATCAGTTCTtgcaaaatacagtaattaagaaatttaatcctttatcacaaacccttgagcagagcacatctccccatgatttttttttggttattctaTATATAAACAAGCATGGTACCCAGGGTGGCCCATTCCTTCACTTTCAGCAACACCCttctctgtctatggagtagctattccttcactactttttttttttttttttgagatggagtttcgcccttgttacccaggctggagtgcaatggcgcgatctcggctcaccgcaacctccgcctcctgggctcagggaattctcctgcctcagcctcctgagtagctgggattacaggcacgtgccaccatgcccagctaattttttgcacttttagtagagacggggtttcaccatgttgaccaggatggtctcgatctctcgacctcgtgatccacccgcctcggcctcccaaagtgctgggattacaggcttgagccaccgcgcccggcgctcctTCACtactttttttctcactctgtcagccaggctggagtgcagtggtactatcttggctcatggcaacctctgtctcccaggttaaagcaattctcctgcctcagccttatgagtagctggaactacaggtgtgcaccaccacacctggctattttttttttttttttgtatttttagtagagacggggttttgccacgttggccatgctggtatcgaactcctgacttcaagagatccacctgcctcagtctcccaaagtgctgggatcacaggtgtgagccaccgcgcctggccaccacTTTACTGTTCTAAATGAACTTGCTTTTGCTGTGCACTGTGGACTCCCCCAGATTCACTCTTGCACTAGACCGAAGAACCCTCTCTTTGGATCCGGAGTGGGACCCTTTTCCAGTAAcaccactatgcctatctcattttttaattccttattttttgtagagacagggtctcactgtgttacccaggctggtcttaaactcctggcctcaagcaatccttcctcctcggcctcccaaagagctggattacaggcctgcgccactgTGTCCAGTCTTAGGTCATTTTTGACAATGAAATTGTCACCTGTAAACAGAATTATTTCCCTACTCTGCATTGGTTGCAAAGAACACCCAATTGGAAACAAAAAGGCAAGCAGGTGTTATTCCTGACTAGGATGGGGAAGGGGAGAACTCTTGCTCCAAAGACACCTtatcgccaggcatggtggctcacgcctgtaatcccagcactctaggaggccaaggtgggtggaccacctgaggtcaggagttagacaccagcctgatcaacatagtgaaactgcatctcaactaaaaatataaaaattagctgggggtggtggcatatgcctgtaatcccagctacctgggaggctgaggcaggagactcacttaaacccgggaggcggagattgcagtgagccaagatggtgccactgcactccagcttgggccacagagggagactcaacaagagcaaaactccatctaaaaaaaaaaaaaaaaaaaaaaaaaaaaaaaaaaaatcaccctataaataaataaaaagcaaagatgCCTTATCACCCAGCTGTGGAGAGCTGGGAAATGTTAAGGAGTTAGATGTGGGCTGGGGAGGTATGTAAGCATGAGCAGGGAGTAACTCCAGATGCAGGTGCAGATCATAAACACCCCTCTTCACATGATGTATGTTCATGCAATTGTCGAGTGTATTTTCCTCCATGGGGGATGTGGTTAGCATTATTACATGTTAATGATCTAAAGGTAACCATGGGTCACCGTGTCTGGTTTGCCCATTTTtgcccagccttattttcctCGTGTAATGGGCAAAGGAAGTGGCCTGAACCTTCTGTGGCCTTTCGGGCCATCTGCAGTTCTTTTAGGCAATGCACCTATAAATACAGAGACTAGAAAGGAAAAACggtttaagaaaataatgaggccaggcgcagtggctcaggcctgtaatccaagcattgtgggaagctgaggagggcggatGGCTGGAGTTCCAGAGTTacgaacagcctgggcaatggggcaAAACCAGGTGTCTACAAAAAATGGTGGCAGCACCCAccggtagtcccagttactttgggagactgaggtgtgaggactgcctgaacctgggaggttgaggctgcagtgagctgcgactgTGCCACTACTACAAttcaggcaacaaagcaagaccctgtctctaaagtgaaataaaagcagTTTTCTCGTTCTCAGCTACACCTGCAGGGCTGCcctggttatatatatatatatatgtatatatgtacatgatgATATGTCTGTGTCAATTACACAGAAGAGGGCCTGATGCACAGTCAACACTATACAAGGGCTGGTTATGGTGGCAGAACAAAGATAAGGACAACCAGGATGAAGCAAAGCAAGAGGAAACAGACAGTAGAAACAGGGACAGAGACGATTTAGAAACCGAGTGTTGGAAGCCAGCCCTCCCTGGCACAGGCCAACCTTGGGTTGAAGTCCTCACACCCGACTGGGATCCCAAAGGCCTGCGGCCAGCAGTGACATTCTGAAAGCTTGCCAGGGACGGGACGGGGAAGCCCAGCGGCAAACTCTTTCTCAGCCCTGCACATAAAAGCCAGTATGGGCCGTCgaagctctgctgcccaggtggaGACTGCTCTGGACGCCTCCCAGGGAACAGCGGACGGCAACACTTGCCGCAGCTCGAGGCACAGAGGGTGCACTACAGGTAGGAGTGGGGCAGAGGCCGAGGCGAGGAGGGGACCGCCCCAGCCGTTTCTCCCCTGCGTGTGCTGCGCCTTCGCGCTCGGAGCATCGCCTCCCCTTGCGAGCCTGACCCAAGGCGGGGGCTGGACGCGTGGGCCCCTCTCTTTGGCCTCCCTGACGTCCCTGGCCTCCTGCAGGAGCAGAGATGCGGCCAAGTGTCGCGGCCGCGGTGGCCGCGGGGCTGTGGGTCCTGTGCACGGTGGGTGCGGCGGCCCCCCCGCGCTGCCTGCTCTCACACTACCGCTCGCTGGAGCCCCGGACGCTGGCGGCGGCCAAGGCGCTGAGGGACCGCTACGTGAGTGACCGCCCAGCCCCTGCGCCCCCGGGACACTGGCCCCGACGGGTTCCCACACGTCCGTCCCTGTCCCGAGGGGTCGTACATCCTAGAGCCTCTCGTATGTCACAGCCCACAATTCCCAACACCAGATCCCCGCAGGCCCCGTCGGCAGCGCGAACGCAGGCTCAGGGTCAGTCACACAGAAGGGCGCCCTGCCCGGCGGACTCGGCTCCAAGTCGGGGCGCAGGGCTTTGCTGGGGGAGCGCGGGGCGCAATCCAGCCCGGGTTCACGCCCTCGGGGAGCTCGTGGTTCAGCGTACGACACGCACAACCGTACGCGGCCAGTGCCCATCCACGTCTAGGAATCCCAGACAGCACAGCGGTTAGGGGCCCTGGCGAGGGGGCCCATTCGGACGCGATACCTGCCGCTTGTCCCGCAGGAGGAAGAGGTGCTGAGCTGGGGGCGGCGCAACTGCTCCTTCCACCCCAGGAGGGATCCTCCGCGGCCGTCGGTGAGGCCCGGGACGGGAGGCGGGGGAGGCACGGCCCGATCGCGGCCCCCTCTAACGCCCGCGCGTCCCCGCAGTCCTGCGCGTGGCTCCGACACGTGGCCCGAGGCATCGCGGACGCCCAGGCGGTGCTCAGCCGCCTGCACCGCCCGGAGCTGCTCCCTGGCGCCGGCCGGATCCTGGAGCTGCTGGCGGCCGCGGGGAGGGACGTGGCGGCCTGTGTGAGTGACCGCCGCGCCCCGCCGCCCCTCGCCCCTGCCGGCTTCCCTGTGTCCTCAGGCGGACGGCGAGCCCAGCGCTTTGCGAGTCTGTCCCGCTTAGCGGAGAAACCCGGGTCCAGACCCGGGTCGGGTCCTCTGGGTGTCCACGAAGCCGGGCTCGGGTCTGCGGCTGGGGGGCCACGGGCAGATGcagagggggtggggggctccGTCCTTCGCCTTCTCCATTTGCCCCGTGTGCCCCCTCCAGCTCGAGCTGGTCCGGCCGGGCTCCTCCAGGAAGGTCCCCGCGGCCCCGAGGAGGCGTCGCAAGCCGCAGAGAGCTGTGAGTGCAGCCGGCGGGACACGCTTGCCCTGCAGGGAGGAGCGGGCGAGGCGGACAAGGCCGGGACTGAGCAGGGCTGGGAGCGGCGGGACTGGAGGGGTCTCCTCGGGAGGGAAGAGCCTGGCTCAGCCCCGCTGCGCTCCGCCCCCCGGGCTCCAGGTCTCGCCTCGGTGCCGCGAAGCCCGCGTGGTCTTCAACCTCCTGCGCCTGCTCACGTGGGAGCTCCGGCTGGCGGCGCGCTCGGGGCCTTGCCTCTGACCCCGCCCCTTCCGCCAGCTCCGAAACCTCCACGCCATTGGCTGCCGAAAGTGGCCCCTTTCGCCCATTGGCCCGACCAGGTGAGGCTCTCAGCCAATAGGCACTGAGGCACAGGAACTTCTCTGCAGCCTTGGGCCTGACTTGGATCCTCTGTCTCGGACACGAGAGGCGTGGGTCCTTCCTCCAGGGAACAGAGCGCCGTTCCCCAGGAAGCAGCGATGTTTCCTCGGGGTGCATTGTGCGATCCTCCAAGGGCTGCTGTAGCAGGAAGAGACTTGTGCTCTAGAAACTGTGGTTGACTCCAGGCACGGCACCAGTTCCTCCTTGTGTGGTTACCAGGACACCGCCAAACCCGGGGCCCAACCCTGGATTTGTAGCCCCACAGCCAGCTTTGGGATTCTGTGAATCTGTGACTCTTGGATCCAGCATCTGGGGAGTAGCATTCCCTGAGGAATTTGGTAGTGAAATCCAAGAGTCCTTACTTGACCGTAGTTCTTTAGATTCCCTGACCTCTGTTGTTTGTATTTGTGAAATTCCTGTGTATTTGCTGTTCCGTCTCCTGGTTTATTAAAGTTATTAAAGAGTGTTTTGATTGCATTGGTTGTTTTCCGTAGGATGGTTCTGAGGTGCACCTTACAGCAAAAATAGAGGCTGAGCCAGGGACTCAGGTGGCCTGAGTTTCAGTTCTCACCTGCCAGTTAATTACAGTGCACGACAGGACAAATTGCTTTCTGAGCCCGTGTTTCCTCACCTGTAGGATGGGTTAGTGTACTTGCCTTGTGGAGGAGTAGTGTACGTTGAGATCACGTTTTAAACTCTCCAGCTGAGGTCCTGGTATGGTCTTAATGAGTGGGTCCCATTAAATCATCActcacataaacacacaaacagttgtgtttttaattttttctccaaATCTGTGCATCAGCAATCTGTGTTGCTGAATGCACGGCtccttgccaaggtcacacagctagtgagggTCAGAACTAGATTTGAACCCTAGACCCTTCAGCTCCAGGACTCATGCTCTTCATCACTGCCTGAAGTTCCCTAAGAAGAACAGCACCCGCGTGGTGTCCGAGTCCTTGGTCACATCTCAGTTCTTGAGCAGAGCCTCATATTCCTGAGTCCTTACTTGCCTGGGCCATTAAGAAATGTTGGcctctgggcatggtggatcacacctgcaatcccagcgatttgggaggccgaggcagagagatcagttgatgtcaggagtttcagaccagcatggtccaatatggtgaaatactgtctctactaaaaatatataatttagctggtaatggtggcatgtgcctgttatgcctgctacttgggaggctgaggcaagagaattgcttacaCCCAGGAGACGGCGGTTGCACtgagtcactgcactgcagcccaggtgaccgaatgagaccctgtctcaaaatatgtatatattggccaggagtagtggctcaggcctatattcccagcactttataGGCTGGatgaggaggattgcttgagcccaggagtttgaggctgcagtgagctatgatcatgccattacactctggtgacagggtaagactctatcttaaacaacaacaaacccagagCAGGCAGAATCCTCTTGGCAATACACTTTCCtgtaggtcaggcgtccccaaactttttacacagggggccagttcactgtccctcagaccgttggagggccaccacatactgtgctcctctcactgaccaccaatgaaagaggtgccccttcctgaagtgcggcggggggccggataaatggcctccggGGCCCGCATGTGGCCCGGTCCGTGGgcccgggccgtagtttggggacgcctgctgtaggtGATCCCTGAGTCTGCATCAGTTTCTCTTTCCCCCAGCTGCTCACCTGGCTCACCGGCCCCGCCCTGCCCTGGGCTTTCCCAGCCTGGAGCTCCCCTGGTGGCCGGTTTCTTACCTAAAGGCTGTGTTTTCACTTTTCCTACATCAGCTGGGGCTGCCCTTCTGTCCGGGATAAAAGCTGCCCCATGGAGCTCAGGCAGCAATCACATCCCAGACAGAGCTCAAAATTGACAGAAAGAGTCGAGGCCGGGACACAGGCTGAGATCTGGAAGAGGAGACTGAAAAGAACAGAGACTCCAAACAAGACCCAGAGAGACCCCGGGTGACAGCCTCAGAGTGGGGTCCTTCTGCTGACGAAGACCAGAGATCAGAAATGAAACGAGGTGAGCCCACATCTCTGTCTGAGACGCTGAGCTCCTGCAGCTCTGCCCTCAGGGGGCAGCCGCTCCATCCCCTCAGCTCCCTTTCTTTCTGTGACACAGGCATGAGCAGGGGCTGCATGGCAGTGCTGGTGCTGATGGCCACAGTGCTGACTGTCACTGGAGCAGTTCCTGTCACCAGGCCCCCCAGGGCCCTCCCGGATGCAAGGGGCTGCCACATAGCCCAGTTCAAGTCTCTGTCCCCACAGGAGCTGCAAGCCTTTAAGAGAGCCAAAGATGCCTTAGTGAGTCtccccctgccctcctgcctccgGCTAGCCTCCACCCCCAACTCCAAGGATCACCATGCTTTCCCTCTCAGCTTCCTTCACTGGGGTAGCCTCTTCCTTTCCTACAGTGGGCTATCTCATGCTCCTACTGCAGGGGGCTAATTCATGTTTCCTGGCCGTGCAGGGTCCTCTACCGTCCTCCCAGCAGTTCACCTCCCCTATCCTGTTGTCAGCCCTCCTGCCAATCCCCCCAGGGTGGtctaacctccacctctcttGCTGGGGCTAACCTGTGCCTTTGCTGTCTAGGAAGAGTCGCTTCTGCTGAAGGACTGCAGGTGCCGCTCCCGCCTCTTCCCCAGGACCTGGGACCTGAGGCAGCTGCAGGTGAGAGGGGGAGTCAGGCCACCCACACCCTCACAGCCCCGCTCCCCAGGCTCtgctctccccttccccttctccttctcccttgtccctctctcctctccccacatctgctccccctcccctctgctcccaccTGACCCCACTGGCTGTGCCCTCTCCCCTGTGCCTGTCACCTTCACTGGTTCCTCTCTGTTCTCTCCCCCCGACCTGTTCCCCTCACCTGCTCTTTCTCACCTCTTCTCAGGTGAGGGAGCGCCCCGTGGCCTTGGAGGCTGAGCTGGCCCTGACGCTGGAGGTTCTGGAGGCCACCGCTGACAATGACATGGCCCTGGGTGACGTCCTGGACCGGCCCCTTCACACCCTGCACCACGTCCTCTCCCAGCTCCGGGCCTGTGTGAGTACCTGGGTCCCGGGCACCCAGGTCTGTGGGTTCTGAGCAGCCGCTTCCCCTGTCCTGGCCCAGCTCTGCCTCACACACCACCCTCCTCTGCACACAGGTCCAGCCTCAGCCCACGGCAGGGCCCAGGCCCTGGGGTCGCCTCCACCACTGGCTGCACCGGCTCCAGGAGGCCCCAAAAAAGGTGAGTGACCCAGAAGGGGAGGGACCGGGGTCTGGGGAGCCACTGGGAGCCGAGATCCTGGACAGCCCCTGACccatcccctcctcccctgcAGGAGTCCTCTGGCTGCCTGGAGGCCTCTGTCACCTTCAACCTCTTCCGCCTCCTCACGCGGGACCTGAAATGCGTCGCCAGCGGGGACCTGTGTGCCTGaccttcccacctccctgccaCCCATCATGCAATCTGAGATTTTATTTATACATCAACCACTTGTCTTAATTTATTGCCACCCAATCgctatttatgtatttgtgtatgtaaacCCAACTCACCTCcgggaaaatgtttatttttctactttttacaaGGCTTGTTGAAATAAAGAGTGAGGAAAAGACACGGATGACGCGGGCCCGCGTGTGCATTGCTGTGCGTTTCCTTTGCGTCGCTGCcgtaacaaatcaccccaaaggCGGCATCTTCCAAAGACACAGTTGATGAGCTGGGGGTCTGATGTCAGAGGCTCGCTGGCCCCGGCGGTTTCCCTCTTGTGGGGCTCACAGGCTGGAATCCAAGCGTTGCGGCTGGGTTCTTAATGGGGGCTCTGGGAAAAAGCTTGTTTCAGTGTCGCTCACATTGTTGGCAGATCACGGTTCGTCGCTGCTGTAGGACGGAGGTTCCTGCCCTCCTTCTGACTGTGGGTCCATCCTGAGCTGGCTCTGCTGAAAGAGACCTCCACTCCTCTCGCTGGGCTAACCTCCGCCCTCCCTGCAGTGGGCTATCTCCTGCTCCTACTGCAGGGGCTGATTGGTGTCCTCCTGCAGCGGAGGGTCCTCTCACATCCTCTCGGAAGTTAACTTCCCCTATCCTGTTGTCAGTCATCTTCTAATCCCACTGGGGTGGTCTAACCTCCATCCCTTCTGCTGCGGGCTCACCTGTGCCCTTGCTCTCTAGGAAGAGTTGCTGATGGACCGCAGGTGCCACTCCTGCCTCTTCCCCAGGACCTGAGATCAGAGGCAAAACACAGAATGTATCCTATTCCCCGTGACAGTGGAGGACAGAATGATTTCACTCCCTGACAACTCACTGCTCTTCACCACCCATGCTTCTCCCGCTCTCCACGGTCCCTGCCCATCGGACCCTCCGTCTCAGAGCCAGCAACACTGCCCCAAACCTTCTCATGCTTGGAACCTCTCTGACCTCTCCTGCCACGCTGCTCTTGTGCTTCCAGCCAGAGAACGTCTTCTATGTTTCAGGGCTCGGATGATGAGACTGGCATCCAGGAAGATTTCCCCAGTGACAGTCCACATGTCATAATCACATCTGCAGAGCTCCTTTGCCGAGTGACCTAAGATACACACCGGGTCCAGGGATGAGGTGCTGGGCACCTTTGGGGTGGCATCTCTGGCTTCCtacagtgtgtgtgtgattgtgtttCCGATTGTGTGTCATTGTAGTTGTGggattgtgtgtgtgtcctctccaCCTCAGCATGTGTGAGGGGTCATTTAGAATGCATTGtgctaggccgggtgcagtggctcacgcctgtaatcccggcactttgggaggccaaggtgggtggatcacctgaggtcaggagtttggaccagcctggccaacatggtgaaactcggtgtctactaaaaatacaaagttagccgggcatagtggtttatccctataattccagctactcgggaggttgaggcaggagaaatgcttgaacctgggaggtggaggttgcagtgagctgagattgcgccactgcactccagcctgggcaacaagagtgaaacaaactgtgtctcaataaaaaaaaattagccaggtatgatggggcacacctgtaatttcagctgctcaggaggcttaggcaggagaatcacttgaacctttgaacctaggaggtgaagattgcagtgaggtgagatcacaccactgcactacagtctgggtgactaagtgagactgtctcaaaaaaaaaaaataataataatcaaaaccATCATTCATGTCACTAAACACACTGAGCCATTTCCATGTGCCTGAAATAACCTCAGCCCACTATACTTTTTGCTTATGTAAGCCACACAACAATCCCACAAAAAAGTGTAAAGCCTTAAATACAAATGTGGGAAAAGGAAAGAGGCTGAAAATAAGCCAGCAAACCATCTAGTTTAAATGCGTGGAAAAGAACAGCACACAAACTCAAAGAAATGGGCCAtgagcagtggctcaccctgtaatcccagcactctgggtggccaaggcaggcggatcatctgagttcaggggttcgagaccagcctggccaacaaggtgaaaccccgtctctacttaaaatagaaaaaattagccaggcatggtggtggacgcctgtaattccagccacttgggagactgaagcaggagaatctcttgaagccgggaggttgcagtgagctgagatcgtgccattgtattccagcctgggcaacaagagtgaaactgcatctcaaaacaaaaacacacacacacaaaaaaaaaaaaaaaaagaaag
This genomic interval from Saimiri boliviensis isolate mSaiBol1 chromosome 14, mSaiBol1.pri, whole genome shotgun sequence contains the following:
- the LOC104649870 gene encoding interferon lambda-4, yielding MRPSVAAAVAAGLWVLCTVGAAAPPRCLLSHYRSLEPRTLAAAKALRDRYEEEVLSWGRRNCSFHPRRDPPRPSSCAWLRHVARGIADAQAVLSRLHRPELLPGAGRILELLAAAGRDVAACLELVRPGSSRKVPAAPRRRRKPQRAVSPRCREARVVFNLLRLLTWELRLAARSGPCL
- the IFNL3 gene encoding interferon lambda-3, encoding MKRGMSRGCMAVLVLMATVLTVTGAVPVTRPPRALPDARGCHIAQFKSLSPQELQAFKRAKDALEESLLLKDCRCRSRLFPRTWDLRQLQVRERPVALEAELALTLEVLEATADNDMALGDVLDRPLHTLHHVLSQLRACVQPQPTAGPRPWGRLHHWLHRLQEAPKKESSGCLEASVTFNLFRLLTRDLKCVASGDLCA